From Pseudomonas sp. LS1212, the proteins below share one genomic window:
- the betI gene encoding transcriptional regulator BetI, with amino-acid sequence MSEVKKRRTRIDPETRRKAIVEATMRCITRFGHSGSTIERICAEAGISIGLIGHHFSSKEELMLSTYQELTNQLREETRKYMEVRGSSAEDRLLAIIRSSFRGKIFNEFILTTWLGFWGAAVSSEQLRALNKKLYSDYRKELESVFREIAAEQGIEIDAKAGALTITALIDGFWLEWALDHKAFSAKKAEKCCVMTAQLFIKSSQLLG; translated from the coding sequence ATGTCTGAAGTAAAGAAACGCCGAACGCGAATAGACCCCGAGACGCGCCGCAAGGCCATTGTCGAAGCCACGATGCGCTGCATCACCCGGTTCGGTCATTCCGGAAGCACCATTGAGCGTATCTGTGCCGAGGCCGGCATTTCGATTGGGTTGATCGGTCATCACTTTTCCAGCAAGGAAGAGTTGATGCTGTCCACCTATCAGGAGTTGACCAATCAACTGCGCGAAGAAACCCGCAAGTACATGGAGGTTCGAGGCAGTTCAGCTGAGGATCGGCTGTTGGCGATTATTCGCTCCTCGTTCAGGGGCAAGATCTTCAACGAATTCATCCTGACTACCTGGCTGGGCTTCTGGGGCGCCGCGGTTTCGTCCGAACAGCTGCGCGCGCTGAACAAAAAGCTCTACAGCGATTATCGCAAGGAGCTGGAGTCAGTATTCCGCGAGATCGCCGCCGAGCAGGGGATCGAGATCGATGCAAAGGCCGGGGCGTTGACCATTACTGCCCTCATCGACGGTTTCTGGTTGGAGTGGGCGCTCGATCACAAAGCCTTCAGCGCCAAAAAAGCGGAAAAGTGCTGCGTTATGACGGCTCAGTTATTTATCAAAAGTTCACAATTGCTGGGTTGA